The Penaeus chinensis breed Huanghai No. 1 chromosome 36, ASM1920278v2, whole genome shotgun sequence genome includes a region encoding these proteins:
- the LOC125044720 gene encoding uncharacterized protein LOC125044720 isoform X2 — protein MDQQRYKRRGLQFTSATDSRALRAIQHRESQRSRRDNAITQRRQISSLEDSVDEGRQQRNMSFSILEEMPKKKSLEELGRERYQQLLKWKEQKKKRLEKEKKVRKPAFKTGIFQPETPKYLVSADSGDLSQTLHKTPGRPTPFKFLVRSSKKLGETPGTSTQKPLRFCTGVTPGVSAYRRLPTFGMGTTPDQALQRGGRQNSEVGSAKPAHRTRAALKGGRKERNEVAARKGKLRGRLSKLQKKQMEAEELGVKPLPRTPLALQQPRFSQATTNVTVTRDTQVPSSFAPSDFTFEFNVQRALSLIRSCTENDPSEGQNGSSPSERRSSRRSSRYSKKKEDEQTSQQEEITKEATQSLPPVECVSQQESDDAGSTGTYVVGDQCIADTETLQQSGNESGDGDVEADLQEELEARVTEDKEEVQEEQKVEEHMTEETQDQILPGEDVDCSRNTMDLEEPQVKEAQTLKAEENVEGECKTMEEEDCDLEVGEPLSLRLTPEKTTRTRRKSKAKTPARRSTRRSIACCSEATPTMSRLRPRTPCSRSTRRSLSAHCDSPVERMYTPLRQASARRRSTRRSVGSALKLNNISETPIADIPKFNLPCEADAGVEKYEIMEEEEVKEPLESLMEVCAEDNAMEETTDVTKTNVAATEDKTEFATPNQVALKKSQTTPSSEKASELTTPIQVATGTSQITPSSGKATDSLIDATPRSRGRRSKVSWMVEGSPWINTARRSSQKKRRSGVPPDILNLFDDIPTDGSPLPAHLTPEGIRNKDLGASPVTAVYDSPVGVGNASVREDQTCTNLLALLEPTSATEHVDSPDIDVWGEDSPAVATVPANDVHCTPVTSKHTAILGSVNQNMLLINVASPKLQYPEKNKGGTQEGKSSSPLPQADESKEGAAHGILSDTNPLSKGSSGRKRSRRSVMFAVQEDQENLASPNFRFPGTPVRASSRVSMGLFSKVDINTDSFPTQGQDLIAFDSPQSEKKTAATRRKSSRISLLPGMEPLASPAALDADHAPPVTHDLISWDTPLERNARRRSRRSAGEDTLDTRCERVRAE, from the exons ATGGATCAACAAAG GTACAAACGCCGGGGCTTGCAATTTACATCAGCAACAGATTCCCGTGCACTGAGAGCTATCCAGCACAGGGAGAGCCAGCGATCACGCAGGGACAATGCCATCACCCAGCGTCGCCAGATTAGCTCCCTTGAGGACTCAGTGGACGAAGGGCGTCAACAGCGTAACATGAGCTTTTCCATCCTTGAAGAAATGCCAAAGAAAAAGTCTCTGGAGGAACTGGGAA GGGAACGTTATCAACAACTCCTTAAGTGgaaggaacaaaagaagaagaggctagagaaggagaagaaagtgcgGAAGCCAGCTTTCAAAACGGGAATCTTCCAGCCAGAAACACCCAAGTATTTAGTTTCCGCAGACAGTGGAGATTTG TCCCAGACCCTCCACAAAACCCCTGGGAGGCCAACCCCCTTTAAGTTCCTGGTTAGGTCCTCTAAGAAGTTGGGTGAGACTCCTGGAACTTCCACACAAAAGCCACTCAGGTTCTGCACGGGAGTAACCCCTGGAGTGTCTGCTTATAGGCGGTTACCCACTTTTGGCATGGGCACTACTCCAGACCAGGCATTACAGAGAGGTGGCAGGCAAAACTCAGAAGTTGGCTCAGCCAAACCGGCCCATAGAACTCGTGCTGCATTGAAGGGTGGTAGAAAAG AAAGAAATGAGGTTGCAGCCAGGAAGGGAAAACTCCGTGGCCGTCTGTCAAAGCTGCAGAAAAAGCAGATGGAGGCCGAGGAGCTGGGAGTGAAGCCACTACCCCGCACGCCACTGGCACTTCAACAGCCTCGTTTCAGCCAGGCCACTACAAATGTGACTGTGACGAGAGAtacacaagtaccctcttccttTGCCCCAAGTGATTTCACTTTCGAATTTAAT GTGCAAAGAGCCCTTAGCCTTATACGTTCATGCACGGAAAATGATCCCAGTGAAGGCCAAAACGGGTCAAGTCCCTcagagaggaggagcagcagacGTTCTTCTCGTTAcagcaagaagaaagaagatgagcaGACTTCTCAACAGGAAGAAATTACTAAGGAGGCCACCCAATCCCTGCCTCCTGTTGAGTGTGTTTCACAACAAGAATCTGATGACGCAGGCAGCACTGGCACATACGTTGTTGGTGACCAGTGCATTGCTGACACTGAGACCTTGCAGCAGTCAGGCAATGAatctggtgatggtgatgtggaagCAGATTTGCAGGAAGAGCTGGAAGCTAGGGTtacagaagacaaggaagaggtcCAAGAAGAACAGAAAGTTGAGGAACACATGACAGAGGAGACTCAGGATCAGATTCTTCCAGGTGAGGATGTTGATTGCAGCAGGAACACAATGGATTTAGAAGAGCCACAGGTTAAGGAGGCTCAGACCCTTAAGGCTGAAGAAAATGTGGAAGGAGAATGTAAAACCATGGAGGAGGAAGACTGCGATTTGGAGGTTGGTGAGCCTTTATCTCTCCGCCTCACTCCGGAGAAGACCACACGCACCAGGAGAAAGAGTAAAGCGAAAACTCCAGCAAGACGATCCACAAGGAGGTCAATTGCATGTTGCAGTGAGGCAACACCCACAATGTCCAGGCTACGCCCACGAACCCCCTGTAGCCGTTCCACCCGCCGTTCATTGTCTGCCCACTGTGACTCACCTGTTGAAAGGATGTACACGCCGCTGCGGCAGGCTTCAGCAAGGAGGAGGAGCACTAGGAGGTCAGTTGGCAGTGCCCTGAAACTCAACAACATTAGTGAAACCCCCATTGCAGACATCCCCAAATTCAATTTACCATGTGAAGCTGATGCTGGAGTAGAGAAATATGAAatcatggaggaagaggaggtaaaggaaccACTGGAAAGCCTTATGGAGGTATGTGCTGAGGATAATGCCATGGAAGAGACGACAGATGTGACAAAGACCAATGTCGCTGCAACAGAGGATAAGACGGAATTTGCAACACCCAATCAGGTTGCACTCAAGAAGTCCCAAACAACTCCTTCATCTGAGAAAGCCAGTGAATTGACAACACCTATTCAGGTTGCAACTGGGACATCTCAAATAACTCCTTCATCTGGAAAAGCCACTGATTCACTCATTGATGCCACCCCAA GGAGCCGTGGAAGACGTTCAAAGGTGTCATGGATGGTAGAGGGAAGTCCCTGGATCAACACTGCTCGTCGCTCCTCCCAGAAGAAGAGGCGCAGTGGTGTTCCCCCAGATATTCTTAATCTCTTTGATGACATCCCAACTGATG GATCACCGCTCCCTGCGCATTTAACTCCAGAAGGGATAAGAAACAAAGATTTAGGAGCCTCACCAGTAACTGCTGTTTATGACTCGCCCGTGGGAGTGGGCAATGCAAGTGTACGTGAGGATCAGACATGTACCAATCTGTTGGCTCTTCTCGAGCCCACATCTGCTACGGAACATGTTGATTCCCCTG ATATTGATGTCTGGGGTGAAGACAGCCCAGCAGTGGCAACAGTACCTGCAAATGATGTACACTGTACACCTGTCACATCCAAGCACACAGCCATTCTAGGCTCAGTTAACCAAAACATGCTTTTAATAAATGTTGCTTCTCCTAAACTCCAGTATCCTG AGAAAAACAAGGGTGGGACCCAGGAAGGAAAGagctcgtctcctctcccccaagCAGACGAAAGCAAGGAAGGGGCTGCGCATGGGATTCTATCCGACACCAACCCCCTCAGTAAGGGCAGCAGTGGGCGAAAGAGATCTCGCAGGTCTGTCATGTTTGCTGTGCAGGAGGACCAGGAAAACCTCGCATCGCCAAACTTCCGGTTCCCAGGCACTCCAGTCAGAGCTTCGTCGCGGGTGTCCA TGGGTCTCTTCTCGAAAGTGGACATAAACACTGACAGCTTCCCGACCCAGGGCCAGGACCTGATAGCCTTCGACTCCCCGCAGAGTGAAAAGAAGACGGCAG ccACGCGCCGCAAGTCCTCCCGCATCAGCCTGCTGCCTGGCATGGAGCCGCTCGCGAGCCCCGCCGCTCTCGACGCCGACCACGCCCCGCCGGTCACCCACGACCTCATCAGCTGGGACACGCCCCTCGAGCGCAACGCCAGGAGGCGCTCCAGACGCTCGGCCGGTGAGGATACCTTGGACACACgctgcgagagagtgagagcagagtaa
- the LOC125044720 gene encoding uncharacterized protein LOC125044720 isoform X3, translating to MDQQRYKRRGLQFTSATDSRALRAIQHRESQRSRRDNAITQRRQISSLEDSVDEGRQQRNMSFSILEEMPKKKSLEELGRERYQQLLKWKEQKKKRLEKEKKVRKPAFKTGIFQPETPKYLVSADSGDLSQTLHKTPGRPTPFKFLVRSSKKLGETPGTSTQKPLRFCTGVTPGVSAYRRLPTFGMGTTPDQALQRGGRQNSEVGSAKPAHRTRAALKGGRKERNEVAARKGKLRGRLSKLQKKQMEAEELGVKPLPRTPLALQQPRFSQATTNVTVTRDTQVPSSFAPSDFTFEFNVQRALSLIRSCTENDPSEGQNGSSPSERRSSRRSSRYSKKKEDEQTSQQEEITKEATQSLPPVECVSQQESDDAGSTGTYVVGDQCIADTETLQQSGNESGDGDVEADLQEELEARVTEDKEEVQEEQKVEEHMTEETQDQILPGEDVDCSRNTMDLEEPQVKEAQTLKAEENVEGECKTMEEEDCDLEVGEPLSLRLTPEKTTRTRRKSKAKTPARRSTRRSIACCSEATPTMSRLRPRTPCSRSTRRSLSAHCDSPVERMYTPLRQASARRRSTRRSVGSALKLNNISETPIADIPKFNLPCEADAGVEKYEIMEEEEVKEPLESLMEVCAEDNAMEETTDVTKTNVAATEDKTEFATPNQVALKKSQTTPSSEKASELTTPIQVATGTSQITPSSGKATDSLIDATPRSRGRRSKVSWMVEGSPWINTARRSSQKKRRSGVPPDILNLFDDIPTDGSPLPAHLTPEGIRNKDLGASPVTAVYDSPVGVGNASVREDQTCTNLLALLEPTSATEHVDSPVEKNKGGTQEGKSSSPLPQADESKEGAAHGILSDTNPLSKGSSGRKRSRRSVMFAVQEDQENLASPNFRFPGTPVRASSRVSMGLFSKVDINTDSFPTQGQDLIAFDSPQSEKKTAATRRKSSRISLLPGMEPLASPAALDADHAPPVTHDLISWDTPLERNARRRSRRSAGEDTLDTRCERVRAE from the exons ATGGATCAACAAAG GTACAAACGCCGGGGCTTGCAATTTACATCAGCAACAGATTCCCGTGCACTGAGAGCTATCCAGCACAGGGAGAGCCAGCGATCACGCAGGGACAATGCCATCACCCAGCGTCGCCAGATTAGCTCCCTTGAGGACTCAGTGGACGAAGGGCGTCAACAGCGTAACATGAGCTTTTCCATCCTTGAAGAAATGCCAAAGAAAAAGTCTCTGGAGGAACTGGGAA GGGAACGTTATCAACAACTCCTTAAGTGgaaggaacaaaagaagaagaggctagagaaggagaagaaagtgcgGAAGCCAGCTTTCAAAACGGGAATCTTCCAGCCAGAAACACCCAAGTATTTAGTTTCCGCAGACAGTGGAGATTTG TCCCAGACCCTCCACAAAACCCCTGGGAGGCCAACCCCCTTTAAGTTCCTGGTTAGGTCCTCTAAGAAGTTGGGTGAGACTCCTGGAACTTCCACACAAAAGCCACTCAGGTTCTGCACGGGAGTAACCCCTGGAGTGTCTGCTTATAGGCGGTTACCCACTTTTGGCATGGGCACTACTCCAGACCAGGCATTACAGAGAGGTGGCAGGCAAAACTCAGAAGTTGGCTCAGCCAAACCGGCCCATAGAACTCGTGCTGCATTGAAGGGTGGTAGAAAAG AAAGAAATGAGGTTGCAGCCAGGAAGGGAAAACTCCGTGGCCGTCTGTCAAAGCTGCAGAAAAAGCAGATGGAGGCCGAGGAGCTGGGAGTGAAGCCACTACCCCGCACGCCACTGGCACTTCAACAGCCTCGTTTCAGCCAGGCCACTACAAATGTGACTGTGACGAGAGAtacacaagtaccctcttccttTGCCCCAAGTGATTTCACTTTCGAATTTAAT GTGCAAAGAGCCCTTAGCCTTATACGTTCATGCACGGAAAATGATCCCAGTGAAGGCCAAAACGGGTCAAGTCCCTcagagaggaggagcagcagacGTTCTTCTCGTTAcagcaagaagaaagaagatgagcaGACTTCTCAACAGGAAGAAATTACTAAGGAGGCCACCCAATCCCTGCCTCCTGTTGAGTGTGTTTCACAACAAGAATCTGATGACGCAGGCAGCACTGGCACATACGTTGTTGGTGACCAGTGCATTGCTGACACTGAGACCTTGCAGCAGTCAGGCAATGAatctggtgatggtgatgtggaagCAGATTTGCAGGAAGAGCTGGAAGCTAGGGTtacagaagacaaggaagaggtcCAAGAAGAACAGAAAGTTGAGGAACACATGACAGAGGAGACTCAGGATCAGATTCTTCCAGGTGAGGATGTTGATTGCAGCAGGAACACAATGGATTTAGAAGAGCCACAGGTTAAGGAGGCTCAGACCCTTAAGGCTGAAGAAAATGTGGAAGGAGAATGTAAAACCATGGAGGAGGAAGACTGCGATTTGGAGGTTGGTGAGCCTTTATCTCTCCGCCTCACTCCGGAGAAGACCACACGCACCAGGAGAAAGAGTAAAGCGAAAACTCCAGCAAGACGATCCACAAGGAGGTCAATTGCATGTTGCAGTGAGGCAACACCCACAATGTCCAGGCTACGCCCACGAACCCCCTGTAGCCGTTCCACCCGCCGTTCATTGTCTGCCCACTGTGACTCACCTGTTGAAAGGATGTACACGCCGCTGCGGCAGGCTTCAGCAAGGAGGAGGAGCACTAGGAGGTCAGTTGGCAGTGCCCTGAAACTCAACAACATTAGTGAAACCCCCATTGCAGACATCCCCAAATTCAATTTACCATGTGAAGCTGATGCTGGAGTAGAGAAATATGAAatcatggaggaagaggaggtaaaggaaccACTGGAAAGCCTTATGGAGGTATGTGCTGAGGATAATGCCATGGAAGAGACGACAGATGTGACAAAGACCAATGTCGCTGCAACAGAGGATAAGACGGAATTTGCAACACCCAATCAGGTTGCACTCAAGAAGTCCCAAACAACTCCTTCATCTGAGAAAGCCAGTGAATTGACAACACCTATTCAGGTTGCAACTGGGACATCTCAAATAACTCCTTCATCTGGAAAAGCCACTGATTCACTCATTGATGCCACCCCAA GGAGCCGTGGAAGACGTTCAAAGGTGTCATGGATGGTAGAGGGAAGTCCCTGGATCAACACTGCTCGTCGCTCCTCCCAGAAGAAGAGGCGCAGTGGTGTTCCCCCAGATATTCTTAATCTCTTTGATGACATCCCAACTGATG GATCACCGCTCCCTGCGCATTTAACTCCAGAAGGGATAAGAAACAAAGATTTAGGAGCCTCACCAGTAACTGCTGTTTATGACTCGCCCGTGGGAGTGGGCAATGCAAGTGTACGTGAGGATCAGACATGTACCAATCTGTTGGCTCTTCTCGAGCCCACATCTGCTACGGAACATGTTGATTCCCCTG TAGAGAAAAACAAGGGTGGGACCCAGGAAGGAAAGagctcgtctcctctcccccaagCAGACGAAAGCAAGGAAGGGGCTGCGCATGGGATTCTATCCGACACCAACCCCCTCAGTAAGGGCAGCAGTGGGCGAAAGAGATCTCGCAGGTCTGTCATGTTTGCTGTGCAGGAGGACCAGGAAAACCTCGCATCGCCAAACTTCCGGTTCCCAGGCACTCCAGTCAGAGCTTCGTCGCGGGTGTCCA TGGGTCTCTTCTCGAAAGTGGACATAAACACTGACAGCTTCCCGACCCAGGGCCAGGACCTGATAGCCTTCGACTCCCCGCAGAGTGAAAAGAAGACGGCAG ccACGCGCCGCAAGTCCTCCCGCATCAGCCTGCTGCCTGGCATGGAGCCGCTCGCGAGCCCCGCCGCTCTCGACGCCGACCACGCCCCGCCGGTCACCCACGACCTCATCAGCTGGGACACGCCCCTCGAGCGCAACGCCAGGAGGCGCTCCAGACGCTCGGCCGGTGAGGATACCTTGGACACACgctgcgagagagtgagagcagagtaa
- the LOC125044720 gene encoding uncharacterized protein LOC125044720 isoform X4, with the protein MDQQRYKRRGLQFTSATDSRALRAIQHRESQRSRRDNAITQRRQISSLEDSVDEGRQQRNMSFSILEEMPKKKSLEELGRERYQQLLKWKEQKKKRLEKEKKVRKPAFKTGIFQPETPKYLVSADSGDLSQTLHKTPGRPTPFKFLVRSSKKLGETPGTSTQKPLRFCTGVTPGVSAYRRLPTFGMGTTPDQALQRGGRQNSEVGSAKPAHRTRAALKGGRKERNEVAARKGKLRGRLSKLQKKQMEAEELGVKPLPRTPLALQQPRFSQATTNVTVTRDTQVPSSFAPSDFTFEFNVQRALSLIRSCTENDPSEGQNGSSPSERRSSRRSSRYSKKKEDEQTSQQEEITKEATQSLPPVECVSQQESDDAGSTGTYVVGDQCIADTETLQQSGNESGDGDVEADLQEELEARVTEDKEEVQEEQKVEEHMTEETQDQILPGEDVDCSRNTMDLEEPQVKEAQTLKAEENVEGECKTMEEEDCDLEVGEPLSLRLTPEKTTRTRRKSKAKTPARRSTRRSIACCSEATPTMSRLRPRTPCSRSTRRSLSAHCDSPVERMYTPLRQASARRRSTRRSVGSALKLNNISETPIADIPKFNLPCEADAGVEKYEIMEEEEVKEPLESLMEVCAEDNAMEETTDVTKTNVAATEDKTEFATPNQVALKKSQTTPSSEKASELTTPIQVATGTSQITPSSGKATDSLIDATPRSRGRRSKVSWMVEGSPWINTARRSSQKKRRSGVPPDILNLFDDIPTDGSPLPAHLTPEGIRNKDLGASPVTAVYDSPVGVGNASVREDQTCTNLLALLEPTSATEHVDSPEKNKGGTQEGKSSSPLPQADESKEGAAHGILSDTNPLSKGSSGRKRSRRSVMFAVQEDQENLASPNFRFPGTPVRASSRVSMGLFSKVDINTDSFPTQGQDLIAFDSPQSEKKTAATRRKSSRISLLPGMEPLASPAALDADHAPPVTHDLISWDTPLERNARRRSRRSAGEDTLDTRCERVRAE; encoded by the exons ATGGATCAACAAAG GTACAAACGCCGGGGCTTGCAATTTACATCAGCAACAGATTCCCGTGCACTGAGAGCTATCCAGCACAGGGAGAGCCAGCGATCACGCAGGGACAATGCCATCACCCAGCGTCGCCAGATTAGCTCCCTTGAGGACTCAGTGGACGAAGGGCGTCAACAGCGTAACATGAGCTTTTCCATCCTTGAAGAAATGCCAAAGAAAAAGTCTCTGGAGGAACTGGGAA GGGAACGTTATCAACAACTCCTTAAGTGgaaggaacaaaagaagaagaggctagagaaggagaagaaagtgcgGAAGCCAGCTTTCAAAACGGGAATCTTCCAGCCAGAAACACCCAAGTATTTAGTTTCCGCAGACAGTGGAGATTTG TCCCAGACCCTCCACAAAACCCCTGGGAGGCCAACCCCCTTTAAGTTCCTGGTTAGGTCCTCTAAGAAGTTGGGTGAGACTCCTGGAACTTCCACACAAAAGCCACTCAGGTTCTGCACGGGAGTAACCCCTGGAGTGTCTGCTTATAGGCGGTTACCCACTTTTGGCATGGGCACTACTCCAGACCAGGCATTACAGAGAGGTGGCAGGCAAAACTCAGAAGTTGGCTCAGCCAAACCGGCCCATAGAACTCGTGCTGCATTGAAGGGTGGTAGAAAAG AAAGAAATGAGGTTGCAGCCAGGAAGGGAAAACTCCGTGGCCGTCTGTCAAAGCTGCAGAAAAAGCAGATGGAGGCCGAGGAGCTGGGAGTGAAGCCACTACCCCGCACGCCACTGGCACTTCAACAGCCTCGTTTCAGCCAGGCCACTACAAATGTGACTGTGACGAGAGAtacacaagtaccctcttccttTGCCCCAAGTGATTTCACTTTCGAATTTAAT GTGCAAAGAGCCCTTAGCCTTATACGTTCATGCACGGAAAATGATCCCAGTGAAGGCCAAAACGGGTCAAGTCCCTcagagaggaggagcagcagacGTTCTTCTCGTTAcagcaagaagaaagaagatgagcaGACTTCTCAACAGGAAGAAATTACTAAGGAGGCCACCCAATCCCTGCCTCCTGTTGAGTGTGTTTCACAACAAGAATCTGATGACGCAGGCAGCACTGGCACATACGTTGTTGGTGACCAGTGCATTGCTGACACTGAGACCTTGCAGCAGTCAGGCAATGAatctggtgatggtgatgtggaagCAGATTTGCAGGAAGAGCTGGAAGCTAGGGTtacagaagacaaggaagaggtcCAAGAAGAACAGAAAGTTGAGGAACACATGACAGAGGAGACTCAGGATCAGATTCTTCCAGGTGAGGATGTTGATTGCAGCAGGAACACAATGGATTTAGAAGAGCCACAGGTTAAGGAGGCTCAGACCCTTAAGGCTGAAGAAAATGTGGAAGGAGAATGTAAAACCATGGAGGAGGAAGACTGCGATTTGGAGGTTGGTGAGCCTTTATCTCTCCGCCTCACTCCGGAGAAGACCACACGCACCAGGAGAAAGAGTAAAGCGAAAACTCCAGCAAGACGATCCACAAGGAGGTCAATTGCATGTTGCAGTGAGGCAACACCCACAATGTCCAGGCTACGCCCACGAACCCCCTGTAGCCGTTCCACCCGCCGTTCATTGTCTGCCCACTGTGACTCACCTGTTGAAAGGATGTACACGCCGCTGCGGCAGGCTTCAGCAAGGAGGAGGAGCACTAGGAGGTCAGTTGGCAGTGCCCTGAAACTCAACAACATTAGTGAAACCCCCATTGCAGACATCCCCAAATTCAATTTACCATGTGAAGCTGATGCTGGAGTAGAGAAATATGAAatcatggaggaagaggaggtaaaggaaccACTGGAAAGCCTTATGGAGGTATGTGCTGAGGATAATGCCATGGAAGAGACGACAGATGTGACAAAGACCAATGTCGCTGCAACAGAGGATAAGACGGAATTTGCAACACCCAATCAGGTTGCACTCAAGAAGTCCCAAACAACTCCTTCATCTGAGAAAGCCAGTGAATTGACAACACCTATTCAGGTTGCAACTGGGACATCTCAAATAACTCCTTCATCTGGAAAAGCCACTGATTCACTCATTGATGCCACCCCAA GGAGCCGTGGAAGACGTTCAAAGGTGTCATGGATGGTAGAGGGAAGTCCCTGGATCAACACTGCTCGTCGCTCCTCCCAGAAGAAGAGGCGCAGTGGTGTTCCCCCAGATATTCTTAATCTCTTTGATGACATCCCAACTGATG GATCACCGCTCCCTGCGCATTTAACTCCAGAAGGGATAAGAAACAAAGATTTAGGAGCCTCACCAGTAACTGCTGTTTATGACTCGCCCGTGGGAGTGGGCAATGCAAGTGTACGTGAGGATCAGACATGTACCAATCTGTTGGCTCTTCTCGAGCCCACATCTGCTACGGAACATGTTGATTCCCCTG AGAAAAACAAGGGTGGGACCCAGGAAGGAAAGagctcgtctcctctcccccaagCAGACGAAAGCAAGGAAGGGGCTGCGCATGGGATTCTATCCGACACCAACCCCCTCAGTAAGGGCAGCAGTGGGCGAAAGAGATCTCGCAGGTCTGTCATGTTTGCTGTGCAGGAGGACCAGGAAAACCTCGCATCGCCAAACTTCCGGTTCCCAGGCACTCCAGTCAGAGCTTCGTCGCGGGTGTCCA TGGGTCTCTTCTCGAAAGTGGACATAAACACTGACAGCTTCCCGACCCAGGGCCAGGACCTGATAGCCTTCGACTCCCCGCAGAGTGAAAAGAAGACGGCAG ccACGCGCCGCAAGTCCTCCCGCATCAGCCTGCTGCCTGGCATGGAGCCGCTCGCGAGCCCCGCCGCTCTCGACGCCGACCACGCCCCGCCGGTCACCCACGACCTCATCAGCTGGGACACGCCCCTCGAGCGCAACGCCAGGAGGCGCTCCAGACGCTCGGCCGGTGAGGATACCTTGGACACACgctgcgagagagtgagagcagagtaa